From one Bradyrhizobium sp. Ash2021 genomic stretch:
- a CDS encoding DUF4239 domain-containing protein, whose translation MGTGLIGTIAALVLGLLIASAKGSYDTQSTQVTQMTSNVVVLDNLLAQYGPETNDVRNLLRRAIVVLADRMWREKSSEVAKATPFEASAASDAFFAKLQQLSPQNDSQRSLQARAIQIATDIAQTRLLLFAQTNNSIPMPFLVVLIFWLTIIFGSFGLFAKPSATVFGSLFVFALSAAGAIYLVLELGQPFAGLMQISSAPLRNALTPLSP comes from the coding sequence TTGGGCACAGGCCTCATCGGGACGATAGCCGCGCTTGTTCTCGGCTTGCTGATCGCCTCGGCGAAGGGCTCCTACGACACGCAGAGCACTCAAGTCACGCAGATGACGAGTAATGTTGTCGTGCTCGACAATCTGCTGGCGCAGTACGGACCGGAGACGAACGACGTACGCAATCTGTTGCGGCGCGCCATCGTTGTTTTAGCCGATCGAATGTGGCGCGAGAAAAGTTCCGAGGTTGCCAAGGCGACCCCCTTCGAGGCGAGCGCCGCAAGCGACGCATTCTTTGCGAAGCTTCAGCAGCTTTCGCCGCAGAACGATTCCCAGCGCTCCCTGCAAGCCAGGGCCATACAGATCGCCACCGACATTGCGCAAACCCGCCTGCTGCTGTTCGCACAGACGAACAACTCAATCCCTATGCCGTTCCTGGTGGTGCTGATTTTCTGGCTCACCATCATCTTTGGAAGCTTCGGTCTGTTTGCCAAACCCAGCGCAACCGTTTTCGGCTCGCTGTTCGTTTTTGCACTGTCGGCCGCCGGGGCGATCTACCTGGTCCTGGAGCTGGGTCAGCCATTTGCGGGTTTGATGCAAATTTCCAGCGCGCCACTGCGCAACGCCCTCACGCCGCTCAGTCCCTAA
- a CDS encoding TAXI family TRAP transporter solute-binding subunit has protein sequence MMSTKIPLWLRFFLLVSVAVFAAGAGLLAYRYYTHPVTLNVAAGSIDGEAAKAMSAIANELVSTNAPVRLKVIDSGTALEAANAFSAGKVDLAVVRGDVGDLSQAQAVVVVSHMVVLIIAPPGSSIDSIESLKGHTVGVVGGAANAKIVDVLTKEYDLASAKVAFKNLALTDVRQAIQSKQVSALLVVIPLAEKYLSLVRGFFQLDHKKAPVLIPIESAAAIAEGERAFESFDVPKGTLRGAPPVPDDDLTTLRTSLYLVAQKKLGTDLVTSLTQAIMRVRRDLLREQPIFAQITAPSTDQDAYLPLHPGAAAVYNSTTQSFMDEYGNWIYLTPMVLGGVATMLATAWNFLGIGKFAPEGPLDSLYALVRRIRNVDTEAELSEIEEEIDNILRAERAKSAAGDESAVDAVTLNVAAHRLESLIHDRRTSIAKGAAVASAA, from the coding sequence ATGATGTCGACGAAAATACCCCTTTGGCTTCGCTTTTTCCTGCTTGTCAGCGTAGCCGTCTTTGCGGCAGGCGCAGGTCTCCTTGCCTATCGGTACTATACTCATCCGGTAACGCTTAACGTGGCGGCCGGCTCGATCGACGGTGAGGCTGCCAAGGCCATGTCAGCCATAGCGAACGAGCTCGTTTCAACGAACGCGCCGGTACGGCTCAAAGTCATCGACAGCGGCACGGCGCTTGAGGCCGCTAACGCTTTTTCCGCGGGCAAAGTCGATCTCGCCGTGGTTCGCGGCGATGTCGGCGATTTGTCTCAGGCGCAAGCCGTCGTCGTCGTCAGCCATATGGTCGTGCTGATCATCGCGCCGCCCGGATCTTCCATCGACAGCATCGAAAGTCTGAAGGGACATACAGTCGGCGTGGTCGGCGGCGCAGCGAACGCCAAGATTGTCGATGTGCTCACCAAGGAATACGATCTGGCGAGCGCAAAAGTTGCGTTCAAGAACCTTGCTTTGACGGATGTGCGGCAAGCCATTCAGTCAAAACAGGTCAGTGCGCTGCTTGTCGTGATTCCCCTGGCCGAAAAATATCTCTCGCTCGTTCGCGGCTTTTTTCAGCTGGATCACAAGAAGGCGCCGGTGCTGATCCCAATCGAATCGGCGGCGGCAATTGCAGAGGGCGAACGTGCCTTTGAAAGTTTCGACGTCCCGAAGGGCACGCTGCGGGGAGCGCCGCCGGTTCCGGACGATGACCTGACGACGTTGAGGACCTCGTTATATCTGGTAGCGCAGAAGAAGCTCGGCACCGATCTCGTCACCAGCCTGACCCAGGCGATCATGAGGGTGCGCAGGGATCTTCTGCGCGAGCAGCCCATTTTCGCGCAGATCACCGCGCCCAGCACCGACCAGGATGCCTACCTTCCGCTGCACCCTGGAGCGGCAGCCGTTTACAACAGCACCACGCAGAGTTTTATGGATGAATACGGCAACTGGATCTATCTGACGCCGATGGTGCTGGGCGGCGTTGCCACCATGCTTGCCACGGCGTGGAATTTTCTCGGCATCGGCAAGTTCGCACCCGAAGGCCCGCTGGATTCCCTTTATGCCCTGGTGCGCCGGATTCGGAACGTCGACACTGAGGCCGAGCTGTCGGAGATCGAAGAGGAAATCGACAACATTCTAAGGGCGGAGCGCGCCAAATCGGCTGCCGGAGACGAGAGCGCGGTCGACGCTGTCACATTGAACGTGGCAGCCCATCGGCTGGAGAGCTTGATTCACGACCGACGCACATCGATCGCTAAGGGAGCCGCAGTTGCCTCCGCGGCGTAG
- a CDS encoding invasion associated locus B family protein, protein MNLQTARSINSPEAWRSVLVAFMALGISMAGTVANSQQVIPFGDVPATADFSEAEIAARGQQKLPNLTYSTWKKLCFRGAQGADAKMVCRTSIEGKSDLGQIILKVDLIEREDAPSTRLQIFVPTGNLLQPGIRLTVDKGASILVPYTICLANGCVAATVPEPKLLSELETGRMLSLEAVNSNVVTVIASLSLDNFASARQGVAAQVFEQKLEGNWERPTDEGNRK, encoded by the coding sequence ATGAATCTTCAAACCGCCCGATCAATCAACAGCCCCGAAGCATGGCGATCGGTCCTGGTTGCCTTCATGGCGCTGGGCATTTCAATGGCTGGGACAGTGGCGAATAGCCAACAAGTCATCCCGTTTGGTGACGTACCCGCAACGGCCGATTTTTCCGAAGCCGAGATTGCTGCGCGAGGACAGCAGAAGCTTCCAAACCTTACCTATTCGACCTGGAAGAAACTGTGCTTCCGGGGTGCACAGGGTGCAGATGCGAAAATGGTCTGCCGCACATCCATCGAAGGCAAGTCCGACCTGGGCCAAATAATCCTCAAGGTTGATCTCATCGAACGCGAAGATGCCCCTTCCACACGATTGCAGATCTTCGTTCCGACTGGAAACCTTCTGCAGCCCGGCATCAGACTTACCGTAGATAAGGGTGCCTCAATTCTCGTTCCTTACACGATTTGCTTGGCAAACGGCTGCGTGGCGGCAACTGTTCCCGAACCGAAACTCCTAAGCGAACTCGAAACCGGCAGAATGCTTTCTCTTGAAGCAGTCAATTCCAATGTCGTTACCGTCATTGCTTCGCTGTCGCTCGACAACTTTGCAAGCGCCCGCCAAGGCGTCGCTGCCCAAGTTTTCGAGCAGAAGCTGGAAGGAAATTGGGAACGGCCCACGGACGAAGGCAACAGAAAATAG
- a CDS encoding dienelactone hydrolase family protein: MKRLIQLITLILLLPPAAAGETTQNTFALQLREEIWAIPSAVPMLAYMIRPIGEGPFPLLVMNHGVSLDPRERSYFPVIEFRDAAIWFARQGYVVVAPVRPGYGATAIEIPERGLFGLFFSGVGNCLDANFRDAGLAIASINKWVIEYMSVQPFIKRDEVVVVGQSGGGWGAIALASQNPTSVRAIVGFAAGRGGHLNGKPNNNCAPDNLVEAAAQFGRTARIPMLWIYTHNDSYFGPELTKRLAAAFQAAGGNVEYHLLPDFGGDGHFMIDSADAVQLWAPLVSEFLKNHR, encoded by the coding sequence ATGAAGCGCCTAATACAACTTATCACTCTGATCCTGCTGCTGCCCCCTGCCGCCGCCGGTGAAACCACCCAAAATACCTTCGCTCTCCAGCTCCGTGAAGAGATATGGGCAATTCCTTCAGCCGTCCCAATGTTGGCGTACATGATCCGTCCGATCGGCGAAGGACCATTTCCGCTTCTGGTCATGAACCACGGAGTTTCGCTTGATCCGAGGGAACGAAGCTACTTTCCCGTGATCGAGTTTCGCGACGCAGCGATTTGGTTCGCCAGGCAGGGGTACGTCGTCGTCGCGCCTGTGCGTCCAGGATATGGCGCCACAGCTATCGAAATCCCCGAGCGAGGCCTGTTCGGGCTCTTTTTCTCAGGCGTCGGCAATTGTTTGGACGCCAACTTTCGAGATGCCGGACTTGCTATTGCCTCGATTAACAAGTGGGTGATCGAATACATGTCGGTTCAGCCGTTCATCAAGCGGGATGAAGTCGTTGTCGTCGGTCAATCGGGAGGCGGCTGGGGCGCGATCGCACTTGCCAGCCAGAATCCAACATCAGTGCGTGCCATTGTTGGCTTTGCGGCCGGGCGCGGCGGCCACTTAAACGGTAAACCGAACAACAATTGCGCCCCGGACAATCTGGTTGAGGCGGCGGCCCAGTTCGGACGAACGGCCAGGATACCGATGTTATGGATTTACACTCATAACGACAGCTACTTCGGGCCCGAACTTACGAAGCGATTGGCGGCGGCTTTTCAAGCCGCCGGCGGCAACGTCGAATATCACCTCCTGCCGGATTTTGGGGGAGACGGTCATTTCATGATCGACTCAGCCGATGCCGTGCAACTATGGGCTCCGCTGGTATCCGAATTTCTGAAGAACCATCGATAG
- a CDS encoding ATP-binding protein yields the protein MTELIEQQTAISEVLRAIASSPHDLQPIFDVILDSATRLCRADAGSLRLSDESGFRLVAVRADPLWVSQLWSSFSVLEMGSFRSRLATSRLPTHIPDLTALEGDRRDDFLIAAVNAGLRTGLVVPLLKDNEIVGMIILGRKQVQPFTDKQISLFGDFAAQATIALESTRRERQYREAQMALAHANRITTIGQLTASITHEVNQPITATVTYALAARRWLSAEPPDFGEVSEALAGIITEGNRASQVIGRTRALIKKAPPRKDAFCINNAILEVVALTRTEAANNGVLVRTQLAEGLPPVQGDRVQLQQVMLNLIVNAIQAMSGIGGGARELHVSTVSIEPEGVCVAVRDTGPGLSPESLSRLFEPFYTTKPEGMGLGLSICRSIIEAHGGRLWAIPCEPQGALFQFTIPATRADGS from the coding sequence GTGACCGAACTCATCGAGCAACAGACGGCCATCTCGGAAGTGCTGCGCGCCATTGCGAGCTCGCCGCACGACTTGCAGCCCATCTTCGACGTCATCCTCGACAGCGCCACACGTCTCTGCCGAGCAGACGCAGGCAGCTTACGTCTCTCTGATGAAAGCGGCTTTCGTCTCGTGGCGGTGCGAGCGGACCCCCTTTGGGTTAGTCAGCTGTGGTCATCATTCTCGGTGCTCGAAATGGGGAGCTTTCGGAGTCGATTGGCCACAAGCAGGTTACCCACCCACATCCCTGACTTGACAGCACTTGAAGGCGATCGTCGGGATGATTTTTTGATCGCGGCGGTGAACGCAGGTCTTCGAACGGGCCTGGTTGTGCCGTTACTCAAAGACAATGAGATAGTCGGGATGATTATTCTGGGCCGCAAACAGGTGCAGCCGTTCACCGACAAACAGATTTCCTTATTCGGGGATTTCGCTGCGCAAGCCACCATTGCCTTGGAGAGCACCCGCCGCGAGCGGCAATATCGCGAGGCGCAGATGGCGCTGGCGCACGCGAACCGCATCACGACGATCGGCCAATTGACGGCCTCGATCACCCATGAAGTGAACCAGCCGATCACAGCAACGGTCACATACGCGTTAGCCGCTCGGCGCTGGCTAAGCGCGGAGCCACCGGATTTCGGCGAGGTGAGCGAGGCGCTCGCCGGTATCATAACGGAGGGTAATCGTGCGAGCCAGGTCATCGGGCGAACCCGCGCGCTCATAAAAAAAGCGCCTCCTCGGAAGGATGCGTTCTGCATCAACAACGCGATTCTCGAAGTCGTGGCGCTGACCCGCACCGAAGCAGCGAACAATGGCGTGTTGGTACGGACGCAGCTCGCAGAAGGGCTGCCGCCTGTCCAGGGCGATCGGGTCCAGCTGCAACAAGTGATGCTGAACTTGATCGTCAATGCCATTCAGGCCATGAGTGGTATTGGGGGAGGCGCGCGCGAATTACACGTCAGCACCGTGAGTATTGAGCCGGAGGGCGTGTGCGTCGCGGTGCGGGACACCGGGCCGGGGCTGAGCCCGGAGAGCCTGTCGCGTCTGTTCGAGCCATTCTACACGACCAAACCCGAGGGCATGGGCTTGGGCCTGTCTATCTGCCGCTCAATCATCGAAGCTCACGGCGGACGGCTGTGGGCGATCCCGTGCGAACCGCAGGGTGCTCTCTTTCAGTTTACGATCCCTGCCACCCGAGCGGACGGATCGTGA